One genomic window of Deltaproteobacteria bacterium includes the following:
- a CDS encoding TetR family transcriptional regulator, whose protein sequence is MRKNGRQTRENIIEEALQIFSVKGYFNTSINDILSATGLTKGGLYGHFSGKEELWGAAYERAVEIWKGVVFKGVRKIADPIARVEKVIENDLFGYCGGDVFDGGCFFFNMLVELSGQSETMAGRIRSGFMEFAGLLAAWMEAAERKGLLKKGVNHKEVADFIVISMNGASALYASSRDRRFLKETSNQLRAYLRQMRA, encoded by the coding sequence ATGCGGAAAAACGGCAGGCAGACGCGGGAAAACATCATCGAGGAAGCCCTCCAGATCTTCTCCGTGAAGGGGTACTTCAATACTTCGATAAACGACATACTGTCCGCGACGGGGTTGACGAAGGGAGGGCTCTACGGGCATTTCTCCGGCAAGGAGGAACTCTGGGGAGCGGCCTACGAACGGGCCGTCGAAATATGGAAAGGGGTCGTTTTCAAGGGAGTCAGGAAAATCGCCGACCCGATTGCAAGAGTCGAGAAGGTCATCGAGAACGACCTGTTCGGCTACTGCGGCGGCGATGTGTTCGACGGTGGATGTTTCTTCTTCAACATGCTCGTTGAACTCTCCGGGCAGTCCGAAACGATGGCAGGCAGGATCCGATCGGGATTCATGGAGTTCGCGGGACTCCTCGCCGCATGGATGGAAGCGGCGGAACGTAAGGGCTTGCTGAAGAAAGGCGTGAACCACAAGGAGGTGGCCGACTTCATCGTAATCTCGATGAACGGAGCATCGGCACTGTATGCGTCAAGCCGCGACCGGCGATTCCTGAAAGAGACGTCCAATCAGCTCCGTGCATATCTCCGGCAAATGAGGGCGTGA
- a CDS encoding 3D domain-containing protein: MKKSLLLAIGIAGAFLWMGNGAVVLEPIACITAVSAALSGKEVVSIEKKPAGMHREVTAYNVGVRAQTSDTPCIGAGGHDLCELVERNVKVCAANFVPLGTILEIEGHGEFVVLDRLHKRFAHRVDIAMKEGELMKALTFGLQKRLVAVKD, from the coding sequence ATGAAAAAATCTCTCCTGCTTGCCATCGGAATCGCCGGTGCGTTCTTGTGGATGGGAAACGGCGCAGTCGTCCTGGAGCCGATTGCCTGCATAACGGCCGTGAGCGCCGCATTGTCGGGCAAGGAAGTCGTATCAATCGAAAAAAAACCGGCAGGGATGCATCGTGAGGTGACAGCCTACAACGTGGGCGTCAGGGCCCAGACCAGCGACACCCCGTGCATCGGAGCCGGAGGGCACGACCTCTGTGAACTTGTCGAGCGGAACGTGAAGGTATGCGCCGCGAATTTCGTCCCCCTGGGGACTATTCTCGAAATAGAAGGCCACGGCGAATTCGTCGTCCTCGACCGGCTGCACAAGCGGTTCGCCCACCGTGTCGACATAGCCATGAAGGAGGGGGAATTAATGAAGGCGCTGACGTTTGGCCTCCAGAAACGGCTCGTCGCAGTGAAGGATTGA
- a CDS encoding quinone oxidoreductase codes for MKAVRVRQYGGPDAMTIEELPVPTPGTGQALVKIEAAGVNFIDIYQRMGQYPLPLPFTPGQEGAGIVEKTGPEVTEVSPGDRVAYASAIGSYAGYAAVPAWRLVKLPATIDSKTAAALMLQGMTAHYLTHSTYPLKSGESCLVHAAAGGVGLLLLQMAKRRGARTIGTVSTREKAELAKAHGADEIILYSGQDFETEVKRITGGRGVQVVYDSVGKATFEKSLNCLSPRGCLVLYGQSSGPVDPFDPQILNAKGGLFLTRPSLHHYTATRDELLSRAADVLVWVASGELRVRIGAEFPLSQAAEAHRRLAGRMTTGKVLLIT; via the coding sequence ATGAAAGCGGTCCGCGTGCGGCAATACGGCGGTCCCGATGCGATGACCATTGAAGAATTGCCCGTCCCGACACCGGGAACGGGGCAGGCGCTCGTAAAAATCGAAGCGGCCGGAGTCAACTTCATCGACATTTATCAGCGCATGGGGCAATACCCGCTGCCGCTGCCGTTCACACCGGGCCAGGAGGGAGCGGGCATCGTGGAGAAAACGGGGCCGGAAGTGACGGAAGTGTCTCCGGGAGATCGTGTCGCGTATGCGTCGGCTATCGGTTCCTACGCAGGATACGCGGCAGTTCCGGCGTGGAGGCTTGTGAAGCTTCCCGCAACAATCGATTCGAAAACCGCCGCGGCCCTGATGCTCCAGGGGATGACCGCGCACTACCTCACCCACTCGACGTATCCGTTGAAAAGCGGGGAAAGCTGCCTGGTGCATGCGGCGGCAGGAGGAGTCGGCCTGCTTCTCCTGCAGATGGCGAAGAGGCGAGGGGCGCGGACGATCGGCACCGTCTCCACGCGTGAGAAGGCGGAGTTGGCGAAGGCTCACGGAGCCGACGAGATCATCCTGTATTCCGGGCAGGATTTCGAAACCGAGGTCAAGCGGATAACAGGAGGACGCGGCGTACAGGTCGTCTACGATTCGGTGGGCAAGGCTACTTTCGAGAAGAGCCTGAACTGCCTGTCTCCGCGCGGATGCCTGGTGCTTTACGGGCAGTCCAGCGGCCCGGTCGACCCGTTCGATCCGCAGATCCTGAACGCGAAAGGCGGGCTGTTCCTCACCCGGCCTTCGCTGCACCACTACACCGCAACGCGCGATGAACTCCTCTCGCGCGCCGCCGACGTCCTCGTGTGGGTGGCTTCGGGAGAACTCAGGGTGCGCATCGGCGCCGAGTTCCCCTTGTCGCAGGCGGCGGAAGCTCATCGCCGGCTGGCCGGCCGAATGACGACGGGCAAAGTTTTGCTGATTACGTAA
- a CDS encoding FecR domain-containing protein, which produces MKTFAKGIACMAIAAAFLSFASNSRAESLGAMRVVLIQGDVQVKIADTGEWAPASINMPLLEGDELWVPEDGRAGLQTNNGTHIRFDRNTALQVLRMDRDSFQFYLPQGGVYVLNRASKRSVLQIDTPDASLRSFGGSTFRVDVPETETYLAVFRGSVLAENAEGRTNVRAGDMLTLTSDGYAELSPLPSPDEWQRWNEGQDRIVLARGEGYRYLPPELSVYSNDFDRNGRWVNVPGYGYCWTPTVLVVADWAPYRHGRWVWRGGDYVWIGYEPWGWAPYHYGRWVFTGGIGWCWVPPARGDVFWGPGYVGWVRTGDYVAWVPLAPREIYYGHGHFGRHSVNVTNVNINRIQVTNVYRNVNVTNSVTVIHQKTFVSGRPETVRKEIVGNVRDHFVQKRDIVIGRPPIKPERASYVPVARSIPDAKKPPASVRKIEVKEIRNKRPLVTEADRSAIRPEAKPRNLEVRKVEKPKPARERVHERKQVMPVTPRAPAERVTPKPPAGNAERDIERGKPREAPPERERVRPAEPQRKPPVRVEPEKRREPPEEKEQVRPGRPQGEPPVRMEQRRRPEPPPEKERVRPAEPQRRPPAEKEQVRPERPRGEPPDNVEQPQRGKNKDADRDEDRGGKKKPKGKEGREDSEKPPREPRERGERELR; this is translated from the coding sequence ATGAAAACATTTGCGAAAGGAATCGCCTGCATGGCGATCGCCGCCGCGTTCCTGTCGTTCGCGTCGAATTCACGCGCTGAATCGCTCGGGGCGATGCGGGTCGTCCTGATACAGGGGGACGTTCAAGTCAAGATAGCGGACACGGGGGAATGGGCGCCCGCTTCGATAAACATGCCCCTTCTCGAAGGGGACGAACTTTGGGTGCCTGAAGACGGCCGGGCCGGGCTCCAGACGAACAACGGAACTCATATCCGGTTCGACAGGAACACCGCCCTACAGGTCTTGCGAATGGACCGCGACTCCTTCCAGTTCTATCTCCCGCAGGGCGGCGTATACGTGCTGAACCGCGCCTCGAAGCGAAGCGTCCTTCAGATCGACACTCCGGACGCATCCCTGCGGTCGTTCGGCGGATCGACGTTCCGCGTCGACGTCCCGGAAACGGAGACATATCTCGCCGTGTTCAGGGGTTCCGTGCTCGCAGAAAACGCCGAGGGACGGACGAACGTACGCGCGGGCGACATGCTGACGCTCACGTCGGACGGCTACGCGGAGTTGTCTCCGCTGCCTTCCCCGGATGAATGGCAGCGGTGGAACGAAGGTCAGGACCGCATCGTCCTCGCACGGGGGGAAGGTTACCGATACCTTCCCCCGGAGCTGTCGGTCTACTCGAACGACTTCGACCGGAACGGCCGATGGGTGAATGTGCCCGGATATGGATATTGCTGGACTCCGACGGTTCTCGTAGTCGCCGACTGGGCCCCCTACCGTCACGGGAGATGGGTGTGGAGAGGCGGAGACTACGTGTGGATCGGATATGAGCCTTGGGGATGGGCGCCATACCATTACGGTCGCTGGGTTTTCACAGGCGGCATCGGCTGGTGCTGGGTGCCTCCCGCGCGGGGAGACGTTTTCTGGGGGCCGGGATACGTGGGATGGGTGCGTACGGGCGACTACGTGGCATGGGTTCCGCTCGCCCCGAGGGAGATCTATTACGGTCACGGCCATTTCGGCCGGCACAGCGTGAACGTCACGAACGTGAACATCAACCGGATCCAGGTCACCAACGTGTACCGGAACGTGAACGTAACGAACAGCGTCACCGTCATTCATCAGAAGACTTTCGTCTCGGGTCGCCCGGAGACGGTCCGCAAGGAGATCGTGGGAAACGTCCGTGACCATTTCGTGCAGAAGCGGGACATCGTCATCGGAAGGCCTCCGATCAAGCCGGAGCGGGCGAGCTACGTCCCCGTGGCACGGTCGATACCGGATGCGAAGAAACCGCCTGCGTCGGTGCGCAAGATAGAGGTGAAGGAGATTCGTAATAAACGGCCGCTTGTCACGGAAGCGGATCGTTCCGCCATTCGTCCGGAGGCGAAACCCCGCAACCTGGAGGTCAGAAAGGTCGAAAAACCGAAGCCGGCAAGGGAGAGGGTGCACGAGCGGAAACAGGTAATGCCCGTGACCCCTCGCGCCCCCGCGGAAAGGGTGACCCCGAAGCCGCCTGCCGGGAATGCCGAGCGTGACATCGAACGGGGGAAACCACGGGAAGCGCCGCCCGAAAGGGAAAGGGTGCGGCCTGCCGAACCGCAACGAAAGCCGCCGGTCCGGGTGGAACCGGAAAAGCGGCGTGAACCACCGGAAGAAAAAGAACAGGTCCGGCCCGGCCGCCCGCAAGGAGAACCGCCTGTAAGGATGGAACAGAGAAGGCGGCCGGAACCACCGCCCGAGAAAGAAAGGGTGCGACCCGCCGAACCGCAACGAAGGCCGCCGGCGGAGAAGGAGCAGGTCAGGCCCGAGCGTCCGCGTGGCGAACCGCCGGATAACGTGGAACAGCCGCAGCGCGGAAAGAACAAGGATGCGGACCGGGATGAAGATCGGGGCGGCAAGAAGAAGCCGAAGGGCAAGGAAGGCAGGGAAGACTCGGAAAAACCTCCGCGCGAACCCAGGGAACGGGGCGAACGCGAATTGCGTTAA
- a CDS encoding DUF4139 domain-containing protein: MVFPIGLEATAASAALDAARKVTSTEGDRTSSEITVYNVGLGLVKERRKISLGQGETTLLFMDVASRVIPSSVSVRSVKEGDAVSVLEQNYEYDLLSPTKLMEKYVGKNVRLRYRSPYTDRETEREAKVLAYNDGQPVLQIDNEVTFGIPGNFIFPEVPADLIARPTLSWLLSSKAAGERELEALYLTDGMTWKADYVLVLGAQENRADLSGWVTLDNRSGATFRSARLKLVAGDVNRVREDLAARRVPMAAMAMKAEAVPQFKESELFEYHLYTLERPTDVKNNQSKQVGLLAASDVPVNKEYVFYGADYYYRSRHTGDIVRNRKVPVFLLFRNDKTSHLGMPLPKGTVRVYQRDREDSLQFVGENSIDHTPRDEKVRLMLGDAFDVVGDRKQTSWTVISGNTYEAAYEISLRNHKKDGITVRVVEPIPGDWKILETTHAFEKEDSATAVFPVKVEANEEVKVRYRVRIRF, encoded by the coding sequence ATGGTATTTCCGATCGGCCTCGAGGCAACAGCTGCGAGTGCCGCGCTCGATGCGGCGCGGAAAGTGACCTCAACCGAGGGGGACCGCACCTCCTCGGAGATAACCGTGTACAACGTAGGGCTGGGGCTGGTGAAGGAACGGCGGAAGATTTCCCTGGGACAGGGGGAGACCACGCTTCTATTCATGGACGTGGCGTCCCGGGTGATTCCGTCAAGCGTGTCCGTGCGCTCGGTGAAGGAAGGCGACGCCGTGTCGGTACTCGAGCAGAACTACGAGTATGACCTGCTCTCTCCCACGAAGTTGATGGAGAAGTACGTCGGGAAAAACGTCAGGCTCCGGTACCGCAGCCCTTACACGGATCGCGAGACCGAACGCGAAGCGAAGGTGCTGGCGTACAACGACGGGCAGCCCGTGCTTCAGATCGACAACGAGGTGACCTTCGGGATCCCGGGCAACTTCATATTCCCGGAAGTTCCGGCGGACCTGATCGCCAGGCCCACCCTTTCCTGGCTACTTTCATCGAAAGCCGCAGGAGAACGGGAGCTGGAAGCGCTATACCTGACCGACGGGATGACCTGGAAAGCGGACTACGTCCTGGTGCTGGGAGCGCAGGAGAACCGTGCCGATCTGTCGGGATGGGTCACCCTTGACAACCGAAGCGGGGCAACGTTTCGCAGCGCCCGCCTGAAACTCGTCGCCGGAGACGTCAATCGCGTCCGGGAGGATCTCGCTGCGAGGAGAGTCCCCATGGCGGCAATGGCGATGAAGGCCGAGGCGGTTCCGCAGTTCAAGGAATCGGAGCTTTTCGAGTACCATCTCTACACGCTGGAACGTCCGACCGATGTAAAAAACAACCAATCGAAACAAGTCGGGCTGCTCGCCGCGTCGGACGTGCCCGTGAATAAGGAATACGTCTTCTACGGCGCCGACTATTACTATCGATCCCGCCACACGGGTGACATCGTCAGGAACCGGAAGGTACCCGTATTTCTCCTCTTCCGGAACGACAAGACATCGCACCTCGGCATGCCGCTTCCCAAAGGGACCGTCCGGGTTTACCAGCGCGACCGGGAAGACTCCCTTCAGTTCGTCGGAGAAAACTCGATAGACCACACGCCCCGGGATGAAAAAGTGCGCTTGATGCTCGGAGACGCCTTCGACGTGGTCGGCGACCGGAAACAGACATCATGGACCGTGATCTCGGGAAACACTTACGAAGCCGCCTACGAAATCTCGCTTAGGAACCACAAGAAGGACGGGATCACGGTACGGGTCGTGGAACCGATCCCCGGGGACTGGAAGATCCTGGAGACGACCCACGCCTTCGAGAAGGAAGACTCCGCCACCGCCGTCTTCCCCGTAAAGGTGGAAGCGAACGAAGAGGTAAAGGTCCGCTACAGGGTGCGTATCCGGTTTTAG
- a CDS encoding NADH:flavin oxidoreductase, giving the protein MMGEKMEFSHLFEPIRIGKVDIRNRIAMAPMVTQYADHGNVSEQQLAYYGARARGGVGLIVVEHVLASKWAEDTCPSISLLRLYEPGHMAGFAELVDTIHAFGAKAFIQLNAGVGVQGSSSRTGVQPVGPSVVSYRTPPEMVPRNCRQVLEAFLAGEAPREMSIEEIEREQESFARAAMMARAVGFDGLEIHAAHGFLLHEFLSPRFNLRTDRYGGTLENRMRFLLELVRKTKAAVGDGMAVGVRASADEHVSGGTTYEDMKVVVKRLEQEGIDYFHVGDGCFDSLKYIIPDDADTMLEEGAGFKKLLNLPVLTPTVHDPRLAEKAVREGMTDMISLGRQLIADPEWTNKVRSGKVSAITRCSRCNIGCYARIFGGLRIKCVRNPESGLERYNPAYTQLAAMKDAVACGTGR; this is encoded by the coding sequence ATGATGGGGGAGAAAATGGAATTCAGTCATCTCTTCGAGCCGATTCGCATCGGCAAGGTCGACATCAGGAACCGGATCGCCATGGCTCCCATGGTGACTCAGTACGCGGACCACGGAAACGTCAGCGAACAGCAGCTTGCGTATTACGGCGCAAGGGCTCGCGGCGGCGTCGGCCTGATCGTTGTCGAACATGTGCTGGCCAGCAAATGGGCCGAGGATACCTGTCCTTCCATTAGCCTGCTGCGGCTCTATGAGCCGGGGCACATGGCGGGTTTCGCCGAGCTGGTCGATACCATCCATGCATTCGGCGCCAAGGCCTTCATTCAGTTGAATGCAGGGGTCGGCGTTCAAGGATCGTCTTCAAGGACCGGCGTTCAACCCGTAGGGCCATCGGTAGTGAGCTACCGGACGCCCCCGGAGATGGTCCCGCGGAATTGCAGGCAGGTGCTGGAAGCCTTCCTGGCAGGGGAAGCGCCGCGGGAGATGTCGATCGAGGAGATCGAACGGGAACAGGAGTCCTTCGCAAGGGCGGCGATGATGGCGCGCGCGGTCGGCTTTGACGGTCTTGAAATCCACGCGGCGCATGGATTCCTGCTGCACGAGTTTCTCTCTCCAAGATTCAATCTCCGAACCGACCGGTACGGGGGCACACTCGAGAATCGCATGCGGTTTCTGCTGGAACTCGTTCGCAAGACGAAGGCAGCGGTCGGCGACGGAATGGCGGTGGGAGTGAGGGCGAGCGCCGACGAGCATGTCTCCGGAGGGACCACGTACGAGGACATGAAAGTCGTCGTGAAACGCCTGGAGCAGGAAGGGATCGACTACTTCCATGTCGGAGACGGTTGCTTCGATTCGCTCAAGTACATCATCCCGGACGATGCCGACACGATGCTGGAGGAGGGGGCGGGCTTCAAGAAGCTCTTGAACTTGCCGGTATTGACGCCGACCGTCCACGATCCCCGGCTTGCGGAAAAAGCGGTCCGCGAGGGGATGACGGACATGATCTCCCTCGGAAGACAGCTCATAGCCGATCCCGAATGGACTAACAAGGTGAGGAGCGGAAAGGTATCGGCGATCACGAGATGCAGCCGGTGCAACATCGGGTGCTATGCGCGGATTTTCGGGGGGCTGCGGATCAAATGCGTGCGGAATCCGGAGAGCGGGCTCGAAAGGTATAACCCGGCGTACACGCAGCTTGCGGCCATGAAAGATGCGGTCGCATGCGGGACGGGCAGGTAA
- a CDS encoding 3-isopropylmalate dehydratase small subunit, protein MELKGRTWKYGDNVDTDVITPGRYLNIKDPVELAKHCMEDIDGEYAAKVRRGDFIVAGKNFGCGSSRETAPIAIKASGASAVIAHSFARIFYRNAFNMGLPIFEVPEAVGEIDGGDLLVLDPKKGTLRNETKNREYRIKPTPPFMQELVDSGGLINYVLARRRKKAK, encoded by the coding sequence ATGGAGCTGAAAGGCAGGACGTGGAAATACGGGGACAACGTGGATACGGACGTCATCACTCCCGGCAGGTACCTGAACATAAAGGATCCCGTCGAGCTGGCGAAGCACTGCATGGAGGACATCGACGGAGAATATGCCGCAAAGGTGCGCCGTGGCGATTTTATCGTGGCCGGAAAGAACTTCGGCTGCGGGTCTTCCCGTGAGACTGCACCGATCGCCATAAAGGCATCGGGAGCCTCCGCGGTGATCGCGCACTCCTTTGCGCGGATCTTTTATCGGAACGCCTTCAATATGGGTCTTCCGATATTCGAGGTCCCGGAGGCGGTCGGTGAAATCGACGGCGGGGACCTGCTGGTCCTCGATCCGAAGAAGGGGACCCTGAGAAACGAGACCAAAAACAGGGAGTACAGGATCAAGCCAACCCCGCCGTTCATGCAGGAACTGGTCGATTCGGGAGGCCTGATCAACTATGTGCTCGCTCGCCGCAGGAAAAAAGCGAAATGA
- the leuC gene encoding 3-isopropylmalate dehydratase large subunit, translating into MGMTLTEKILAKHAGEDKVEPGDLVLANVDFAFASDLSSQIGIQLFKDLKISEVFDRERIGLIPDHFAPNKDIQSAEFSRRMRMFAREYGIVNYFEVGRMGIEHVLLPDEGLVVPGDLVVGGDSHTCTYGALCAFSTGVGSTDLAASMISGEVWLKVPDTLRIVLSGRPGKDVEGKDIILNIIGQIGVDGALYQAMEYSGDGLAFLPMAWRFTMCNMAIEAGAKNGIFPFDETTRAYADARAKRKYEVVAADPDARYASGELHVDLSTLEPQVAFPHLPENTKPLSQVGDIPVDQVVVGSCTNGRIEDLRSAAAVLRGRKIHDGVRMLVFPATQEVFLQAMREGLMEVFVTAGAAFSTPTCGPCVGGHMGVLAKGERAITTTNRNFVGRMGHPESEVYLANPAVAAASAVLGRIAGPAELGL; encoded by the coding sequence ATGGGAATGACGCTTACCGAAAAAATCCTCGCGAAGCACGCGGGGGAAGACAAAGTCGAGCCGGGGGATCTGGTCCTTGCCAACGTCGATTTTGCGTTCGCGAGCGACCTGTCGAGCCAGATCGGCATTCAGTTGTTCAAGGATCTGAAAATCTCCGAGGTGTTCGACAGGGAAAGGATCGGACTGATTCCGGATCACTTCGCTCCGAACAAGGACATCCAGTCGGCGGAATTCAGCCGGCGGATGCGTATGTTCGCACGCGAGTACGGGATCGTGAATTACTTCGAGGTCGGCCGCATGGGGATCGAGCATGTCCTGCTGCCGGACGAGGGACTCGTCGTTCCGGGGGACCTCGTTGTCGGCGGCGACAGCCACACCTGCACCTACGGAGCCTTGTGCGCCTTTTCTACCGGGGTGGGAAGCACGGACCTGGCTGCGTCGATGATTTCCGGGGAAGTATGGTTGAAGGTGCCGGATACCCTCCGGATCGTTCTCTCGGGGCGGCCGGGGAAGGATGTGGAGGGGAAGGACATCATCCTTAACATCATCGGGCAGATCGGCGTCGATGGAGCGCTCTATCAGGCGATGGAGTATTCGGGCGACGGGCTTGCCTTCCTTCCGATGGCGTGGCGTTTCACGATGTGCAACATGGCGATCGAGGCGGGAGCCAAGAACGGCATCTTCCCGTTCGACGAAACGACGCGCGCTTATGCGGATGCCCGGGCGAAACGGAAGTACGAAGTCGTCGCCGCCGATCCGGATGCGCGGTATGCCTCCGGCGAGCTGCATGTCGACCTCTCGACGCTTGAGCCGCAGGTGGCTTTTCCCCATCTTCCGGAGAACACGAAGCCCCTTTCGCAGGTGGGCGACATCCCCGTGGATCAGGTGGTCGTGGGATCCTGCACCAACGGCCGGATCGAGGACCTGCGCAGCGCTGCCGCGGTGCTCCGTGGAAGGAAGATCCATGACGGGGTGCGGATGCTCGTGTTCCCCGCAACCCAGGAGGTTTTCCTGCAGGCGATGCGGGAAGGTTTGATGGAAGTGTTCGTGACCGCGGGAGCGGCATTTTCCACCCCGACATGCGGGCCCTGTGTCGGCGGGCACATGGGAGTTCTTGCCAAAGGCGAACGGGCGATCACTACGACCAACCGGAACTTCGTGGGGCGGATGGGACACCCGGAAAGCGAAGTATACCTCGCCAACCCCGCGGTTGCCGCGGCGTCCGCCGTGCTGGGCCGGATCGCCGGCCCGGCGGAACTTGGGCTTTGA